A section of the Rummeliibacillus pycnus genome encodes:
- a CDS encoding fatty acid desaturase has protein sequence MTDREKTTQLKKAVLPYATSDTKKSVMQIVNTILPLIVLWIAAYMMIPYTVWGAVGLSVIAAGFVVRTFIIFHDCTHGSFFKNKKANDLVGFITGVLTLFSYEKWKREHMIHHASSSNLDKRGIGDIWVMTIDEYMEASKWQRFCYRAYRNPFVMFVLGPLYLVLVSSRFNRKDARKKERFNTYLSNLTIIALAFGIILLTNVQSFVIIHGVTMFVAGALGIWLFFIQHTFEDSYFENQTEWDYVKAAVEGSSYYQLPLVLQWVTGNIGFHHVHHLAPRVPNYKLEEAHKKTPALQRATTITIKTSLQSLRYKLYDTPNKTFVTFNDVQGLVAAHDSKIKASLEKIKKSVNPPKSSKHVI, from the coding sequence TTGACGGATCGCGAAAAGACAACGCAGTTAAAAAAAGCTGTTTTACCATATGCAACATCTGATACGAAAAAAAGTGTAATGCAAATAGTCAATACAATTCTACCATTAATAGTACTATGGATCGCTGCGTACATGATGATACCATATACTGTATGGGGAGCTGTTGGACTAAGTGTGATTGCAGCGGGGTTTGTTGTTCGAACATTTATTATTTTCCATGACTGCACACACGGTTCTTTCTTTAAAAACAAAAAAGCTAACGATTTAGTTGGTTTTATAACAGGGGTTCTTACATTATTTTCATACGAGAAATGGAAAAGAGAGCATATGATTCATCATGCATCAAGCTCTAATCTAGATAAAAGAGGTATTGGCGATATCTGGGTGATGACAATTGATGAGTACATGGAAGCAAGCAAATGGCAAAGGTTCTGCTATCGAGCTTACCGCAATCCATTCGTCATGTTTGTATTAGGTCCTTTATATTTAGTACTAGTTTCAAGTAGATTTAATCGTAAAGATGCTAGAAAAAAAGAACGCTTCAATACGTATTTATCTAATCTAACCATCATAGCACTAGCTTTTGGGATTATTTTATTAACAAACGTACAATCATTCGTAATTATCCATGGAGTCACAATGTTCGTTGCAGGGGCTCTAGGTATTTGGTTATTTTTCATTCAGCATACCTTTGAAGATTCTTATTTTGAAAATCAGACAGAATGGGATTATGTAAAAGCTGCTGTGGAAGGTAGTTCTTATTATCAATTACCGCTTGTTTTACAATGGGTAACAGGAAATATTGGTTTTCACCATGTGCATCATTTAGCACCACGAGTACCAAATTATAAATTAGAAGAAGCACATAAAAAGACACCCGCATTACAACGCGCAACAACCATTACGATTAAGACAAGTTTACAATCATTACGTTATAAATTATATGATACACCGAATAAAACATTTGTTACATTCAACGATGTACAAGGTCTTGTGGCAGCACATGACAGTAAAATAAAAGCATCATTAGAGAAAATAAAAAAGTCAGTTAATCCTCCAAAGTCTAGTAAACATGTGATTTAA
- a CDS encoding biotin transporter BioY, whose protein sequence is MKSKTIAFAALFAALTSVGAFIKIPIPYIPFTLQILFVYLAGALLGPKIGFISQLSYVLIGLVGVPVFTEGGGPSYIFKPTFGYLIGFVLGALANGWLIQKFTLKKIYSIFFANLVTLLIVYLFGCIWLYGAMKWVVEKPLSIHQTLLFGFYLPVPGDLILAAISAVIIHKVRPRIRNFV, encoded by the coding sequence TTGAAAAGTAAAACAATTGCTTTTGCTGCACTTTTTGCTGCTTTGACATCAGTAGGTGCATTTATTAAAATTCCGATTCCGTATATTCCTTTTACACTACAAATTCTATTTGTTTATTTAGCGGGTGCACTATTAGGACCGAAAATTGGATTTATTAGTCAATTAAGCTATGTATTAATAGGATTAGTGGGTGTACCTGTTTTTACAGAAGGAGGTGGCCCTAGTTATATTTTTAAACCGACATTCGGTTATTTAATTGGATTTGTCTTAGGTGCATTGGCAAATGGTTGGCTTATTCAAAAGTTTACTCTCAAAAAAATATATTCTATTTTCTTCGCGAACTTAGTGACGCTACTGATCGTGTACCTATTTGGATGCATATGGCTTTACGGAGCAATGAAATGGGTTGTTGAAAAACCATTGTCTATTCATCAAACCTTATTATTTGGTTTTTATTTGCCCGTTCCTGGGGATCTTATTTTAGCTGCTATTAGTGCAGTTATCATACATAAAGTTCGTCCAAGAATAAGAAATTTTGTTTAA
- the bioD gene encoding dethiobiotin synthase: MGKSFFITGTGTDIGKTIATGFLYFTLNKLGIKTTVFKPFQTGLIEQTQTYPDLGWYESVLGVKNTGCYVLEPETSPHLAIKIQQAKVDIEAVLQRKAELEQTNDVVLIEGAGGLAVPLIEQEDSFYMTKDLIQDANIPAILVSLSGLGSIHNVVTTNLYAEYYQIPVHAFIFNKYDEENMIHHDNIDTIQKMINLPTFTIPQLKNVKRDLEEYVENCMKSELFRKEMKEVFLNESK; this comes from the coding sequence GTGGGAAAATCATTTTTTATTACCGGAACAGGAACAGATATAGGAAAAACAATTGCTACTGGTTTTTTATATTTCACGTTAAATAAGCTAGGCATTAAAACAACTGTGTTTAAACCTTTCCAAACAGGGTTAATTGAACAAACACAAACTTATCCTGATCTGGGTTGGTATGAATCGGTGCTAGGAGTAAAAAATACTGGATGCTATGTTTTGGAACCAGAAACTTCACCCCATCTAGCGATTAAAATACAACAAGCTAAAGTGGACATAGAAGCTGTTCTACAAAGAAAAGCGGAATTAGAACAAACGAATGATGTTGTTTTAATAGAGGGAGCTGGGGGGTTAGCTGTACCGTTAATCGAACAAGAAGATAGCTTTTATATGACCAAGGATCTTATTCAAGATGCTAATATTCCAGCTATTTTGGTTAGTCTAAGTGGTCTTGGATCTATACACAATGTTGTTACCACTAATTTATATGCTGAATATTATCAAATTCCAGTTCACGCATTTATTTTCAATAAATATGATGAAGAAAACATGATTCATCATGATAATATCGACACGATACAAAAAATGATAAACTTGCCGACTTTTACTATTCCACAATTAAAAAATGTAAAACGTGATTTAGAAGAATACGTAGAAAACTGTATGAAATCAGAACTATTCAGAAAAGAAATGAAGGAGGTTTTCCTAAATGAATCAAAATAA
- the bioA gene encoding adenosylmethionine--8-amino-7-oxononanoate transaminase — translation MNQNKVQELENWDKEYVWHPFTQMKHYQKSKPLIIEKGEGSYLYDIEGKKYLDGYASLWVNVHGHNIPELNEALTNQVNKVAHSTLLGSANVPSILLAKKLAEITPGNLCKVFYSDTGSASVEIALKIAYQYWKNIDKDKYKKKNTFISLDDAYHGDTIGSVSVGGMDLYHRIFKPLLFNRISLPSPHTYRMSEDGDEEAVKNFCLQKLESLLQEKADEVAGLIMEPLVQGAAGIITHPDGFLKGVERLCRQYNVLLICDEVAVGFGRTGTMFACEQEDVVPDIMCIGKGITGGYMPLAATITSEKVFDAFLGEKEEHKTFYHGHTYTGNQLSCSVALRNIQLMEETSLIEKVQANVLFVKEKLEGLYNLEIVGDIRQRGLMIGIEIVKDKKSKEVFPIQEHKLDDIVAAAKEKGLIVRQLDQVLTFIPVLAMSQSELEEAIKIIYQSILENI, via the coding sequence ATGAATCAAAATAAAGTTCAAGAACTAGAAAATTGGGATAAAGAGTATGTATGGCATCCTTTTACTCAAATGAAGCATTATCAAAAATCGAAACCTTTAATTATTGAAAAGGGAGAAGGAAGCTATTTATATGATATTGAGGGTAAAAAATATTTAGATGGTTACGCATCATTATGGGTTAACGTTCATGGACATAATATTCCTGAGTTGAATGAAGCACTAACAAATCAAGTCAATAAAGTTGCACACTCTACTTTATTGGGTTCTGCAAATGTTCCTTCAATTTTATTAGCTAAAAAGTTAGCAGAAATTACGCCGGGAAACTTATGTAAAGTATTTTATTCAGATACGGGTTCAGCTTCTGTAGAAATTGCATTGAAGATAGCTTATCAATATTGGAAAAATATCGATAAAGATAAATACAAAAAGAAAAATACATTTATCTCGTTAGATGATGCTTATCATGGCGATACCATTGGATCTGTTAGTGTAGGTGGCATGGATTTATATCACCGAATTTTTAAACCATTATTATTTAATCGTATTTCTTTACCATCACCTCATACTTATCGAATGTCGGAAGATGGAGATGAAGAAGCTGTAAAAAATTTCTGCCTACAGAAATTAGAAAGTCTACTTCAAGAAAAAGCTGATGAAGTAGCTGGTTTAATCATGGAACCTTTAGTGCAAGGAGCAGCAGGGATTATCACACATCCAGATGGCTTCTTAAAAGGAGTAGAAAGACTTTGTAGACAATATAACGTTCTACTAATTTGCGACGAGGTAGCAGTTGGTTTTGGAAGAACAGGAACAATGTTCGCATGTGAGCAAGAAGATGTTGTCCCTGATATTATGTGTATTGGAAAAGGGATAACGGGTGGGTATATGCCTCTTGCAGCAACTATTACAAGCGAAAAGGTTTTTGATGCCTTTTTAGGGGAAAAAGAAGAACATAAAACATTTTACCATGGGCACACTTATACAGGTAACCAATTAAGTTGTTCTGTGGCATTAAGGAATATTCAATTGATGGAGGAAACTTCATTAATCGAAAAAGTGCAAGCGAATGTTTTATTTGTAAAGGAAAAGCTTGAAGGTTTATACAATCTTGAAATTGTAGGAGATATTCGACAACGAGGATTAATGATAGGAATAGAGATTGTAAAAGACAAAAAATCAAAAGAAGTTTTCCCAATCCAAGAGCATAAACTAGATGACATCGTTGCAGCTGCTAAAGAAAAGGGACTTATTGTCCGTCAATTAGATCAAGTATTAACATTTATACCCGTATTAGCAATGAGTCAAAGTGAACTAGAGGAAGCTATTAAAATAATCTATCAATCTATTTTAGAAAATATTTAA
- a CDS encoding response regulator transcription factor, whose protein sequence is MIKIVIAEDQGMLLGALKSLINMEDDMEVVGVGHNGVDALKLVEQYHPDIVIMDIEMPEKTGLDAAEELKEKDCKVIILTTFARPGYFERARKAGVRGYLLKDSPIEELVNAIRVIVDGRRIYAPELIGIVYEEETENPLTERESEVLGLVAKGRTTKEIASELYLSPGTVRNYISTILDKLEVSNRIEAIARFKEKGWNK, encoded by the coding sequence ATGATTAAAATTGTTATTGCAGAAGATCAAGGAATGCTTCTTGGAGCTTTAAAGTCGCTGATTAATATGGAAGATGATATGGAAGTTGTTGGAGTAGGACATAATGGTGTAGATGCATTAAAACTTGTTGAACAATATCATCCTGATATCGTAATCATGGATATAGAAATGCCCGAGAAAACCGGTTTAGATGCTGCAGAAGAACTAAAGGAAAAAGACTGTAAGGTCATTATTTTAACTACATTTGCCAGACCTGGTTATTTTGAGAGAGCTAGAAAAGCGGGGGTCAGAGGATATTTGTTAAAGGATAGTCCTATTGAAGAGCTGGTTAATGCTATTCGTGTTATTGTGGATGGACGTAGAATTTATGCACCGGAGCTGATCGGTATTGTATATGAAGAAGAGACAGAGAATCCATTAACGGAACGAGAAAGTGAAGTATTAGGGCTTGTAGCAAAAGGAAGAACGACGAAGGAAATAGCAAGCGAGTTGTATTTATCTCCTGGAACTGTCCGTAACTATATCTCTACGATCTTAGATAAATTAGAAGT